One stretch of Phoenix dactylifera cultivar Barhee BC4 unplaced genomic scaffold, palm_55x_up_171113_PBpolish2nd_filt_p 001280F, whole genome shotgun sequence DNA includes these proteins:
- the LOC103704898 gene encoding transcription factor WER-like, producing the protein MDRSACYSKEGLNKGPWSATEDKILTDYIKAHGEGRWGKVPNRAGLNRCGRSCRLRWLNYLRPDVKRGNISLEEEDLIIRLHKLLGNRWSLIAGRLPGRTDTEIKNYWNTVLKKKVQARSVPLTNLVCLNQDEERKSKNKTSVQAPSFENPTQSSEAEVSLNQRGNQNAHKNGLKSLVIEDLAPDSFLLAPQDYDLLNLRTGFDIEGLSQPSLPDSQFFQLLGGNIQQDMRDCDNGKLSASFDENVFSSRGVFENWVGTDHIQPYGSLDLGSLAAFFESES; encoded by the exons ATGGATAGAAGCGCATGCTACTCCAAGGAGGGATTGAACAAAGGGCCTTGGAGTGCCACTGAGGACAAGATCCTCACTGACTACATCAAAGCTCATGGAGAAGGGAGGTGGGGGAAGGTTCCCAATAGAGCAG GACTGAATCGGTGCGGAAGGAGCTGCCGGCTTCGATGGTTGAACTACCTGCGGCCAGATGTCAAGAGGGGGAACATCTCTCTAGAAGAGGAGGACCTCATCATCAGACTCCACAAGCTCTTAGGCAATAG GTGGTCTCTGATAGCTGGGAGGCTACCGGGCCGAACAGACACTGAAATCAAGAATTACTGGAACACAGTCCTGAAGAAGAAGGTTCAAGCTAGATCAGTTCCATTAACAAACCTAGTGTGTTTGAACCAAGATGAAGAGAGGAAATCCAAGAACAAAACATCAGTTCAAGCTCCATCATTTGAGAATCCAACACAGAGCAGCGAGGCTGAAGTGAGTTTGAATCAAAGAGGCAACCAAAATGCTCATAAAAATGGACTCAAGTCGCTGGTGATCGAAGACTTGGCACCGGATTCTTTTCTGTTAGCTCCTCAAGATTATGATCTATTGAACTTACGGACAGGTTTCGACATCGAGGGTCTCTCCCAGCCTTCCCTTCCTGACTCTCAGTTCTTCCAACTCCTCGGTGGAAATATCCAACAGGACATGAGAGATTGTGACAATGGTAAACTGTCTGCATCTTTTGACGAGAATGTCTTCTCTAGCAGAGGAGTGTTTGAGAATTGGGTTGGGACCGACCACATCCAACCATATGGTAGTCTTGATCTTGGATCGTTAGCTGCTTTCTTCGAATCCGAATCATGA
- the LOC103704962 gene encoding transcription factor MYB1-like — translation MGRTPVCSQGLNRGAWSLEEDRILANYIESHGAGKWSSVPKEAGLNRTGKSCRLRWLNYLRPGLKRGNITQEEEDLIIRLHKLLGNRWSLIAGRLPGRTDNEIKNYWNTILRKKVQRGSSLAQAVHHELESAQTKATRCSSSILIDLKVDGEIQSKDNAAGDQNCRGGASMPPSDDPFLFNEDMADGWMRGEEIQPAFAWEFGSLACFMGTEDFLWSNDVFHK, via the exons ATGGGAAGAACTCCCGTCTGCTCTCAGGGCTTGAACAGAGGAGCTTGGTCCCTGGAGGAGGATCGAATCCTCGCAAACTATATCGAATCCCATGGTGCCGGAAAATGGTCCAGCGTTCCTAAAGAAGCCG GCCTCAATCGGACTGGGAAGAGCTGCCGCCTTCGTTGGCTGAACTATCTCCGACCTGGCCTCAAGAGAGGTAACATAACCCAAGAAGAGGAGGACCTTATCATCAGACTCCACAAGCTTCTAGGAAACAG GTGGTCTTTGATAGCCGGCCGGCTCCCGGGACGTACCGATAATGAAATTAAGAATTATTGGAATACAATTCTTAGGAAGAAGGTGCAACGAGGCAGCAGCTTGGCTCAAGCGGTGCATCATGAACTAGAGTCGGCTCAAACCAAGGCAACAAGGTGCAGCAGCAGCATACTGATTGATCTGAAGGTTGATGGAGAGATCCAATCGAAGGACAATGCAGCAGGAGATCAGAATTGCAGAGGCGGTGCATCGATGCCACCTTCAGACGATCCCTTCTTGTTCAATGAAGACATGGCGGATGGATGGATGAGGGGGGAAGAGATCCAACCAGCCTTCGCTTGGGAGTTCGGTTCCTTGGCCTGTTTCATGGGCACAGAAGATTTCCTATGGTCCAACGATGTCTTTCACAAATAG